One part of the Anaeromyxobacter sp. Fw109-5 genome encodes these proteins:
- a CDS encoding PQQ-binding-like beta-propeller repeat protein: MIRIRTGASWKHDPGLEASLRRATGPARAAAARAVVDALAIEVDGIDIAAGQAEGPLLPSLEALLRAIARVVGGEAHAAVPFREGELELVIRRRGSSALLTLVTLSRPSRVLARDVEVEVDALAAAALDAAAAFCSELSEILPEEAEREGRRLRAAARVLRRAESAPPRRSRATGGARAPRATRGGARLACLLELSDEEGQLLAYEGGRPDLGSLLVPGRLTLRGPGGAALATFPGIPFLALRDLGAGVDRLLAALRRGEPSCEIVLARQGRGGVTTLALDLVAGRLSGPGPSAPCPPLELARALAEAALELGRVARARNPRQAENAHLADLEAAAAERLGQIEELAEGDRAHDAARGDEARVPAPRAPSQRPLGPGRLRRLAFRRLFALDVGAPAGPGLHVRGGVVLVAGAATVAALERASGRLLWRAPGATHAAVLPGALLLARGGELEASALRTGRRLWARPLPGAAAFGAVAFARGPLLVVGGGALTALDPASGRTLWRLVPPGAGRLVATSFGGIVAAGADTGFIYGVDGTGRVVWRVRGPGPVLRPPAAVAGLALVLCSADSGAGAVALALDPAGGARRWEAPLDLVPSGPPVAWGRRVAIAGALAGDAVIATFEETGAPSWTVVPPLAGPPALATAGSLLVARDPSGGLVALGRDGVARWTRPPPSGAPAPGAVPPAIARGTVIAAADGVTALDARTGEIVGAIAGVAPVRVAVDASLGLALMDADGLVTGYRVATHLSVVA; this comes from the coding sequence ATGATCCGGATCCGAACGGGCGCGAGCTGGAAGCACGACCCCGGGCTGGAGGCCTCGCTGCGCCGGGCGACAGGGCCGGCGCGAGCGGCCGCCGCGCGCGCGGTGGTGGATGCGCTCGCCATCGAGGTCGACGGGATCGACATCGCCGCAGGCCAGGCAGAGGGGCCGCTGCTCCCCTCCCTCGAGGCGCTGCTGCGGGCGATCGCCCGGGTCGTCGGCGGGGAGGCGCACGCGGCGGTGCCCTTCCGCGAGGGCGAGCTCGAGCTCGTCATCCGCCGGCGCGGCTCGAGCGCCCTGCTCACCCTGGTGACCCTCTCTCGCCCGTCGCGCGTGCTGGCGCGCGACGTGGAGGTCGAGGTCGACGCGCTCGCCGCGGCGGCCCTGGACGCCGCCGCCGCCTTCTGCAGCGAGCTCTCCGAGATCCTGCCCGAGGAGGCGGAGCGCGAGGGGAGACGGCTCCGCGCGGCCGCGCGGGTGCTGAGGCGCGCCGAGTCTGCTCCTCCGCGGCGCTCGCGAGCCACGGGCGGCGCCCGCGCGCCACGCGCCACGCGCGGCGGGGCCCGGTTGGCCTGCCTCCTCGAGCTCTCGGACGAGGAGGGACAGCTCCTCGCATACGAGGGCGGTCGGCCGGACCTGGGGTCGTTGCTGGTCCCGGGGCGTCTCACGCTCCGCGGCCCCGGCGGAGCCGCGCTGGCGACGTTCCCGGGCATCCCGTTCCTCGCGCTGCGCGATCTGGGCGCGGGCGTGGACCGGCTGCTCGCGGCGCTCCGCCGTGGCGAGCCGAGCTGCGAGATCGTGCTCGCGCGGCAGGGGCGCGGCGGGGTCACCACGCTCGCGCTCGATCTCGTCGCGGGCCGGCTCTCTGGCCCCGGGCCCAGCGCGCCCTGCCCGCCTCTCGAGCTGGCCCGCGCGCTCGCCGAGGCCGCGCTCGAGCTGGGCCGGGTCGCGCGGGCGCGCAACCCACGGCAGGCCGAGAACGCGCACCTCGCGGACCTGGAGGCCGCGGCGGCCGAGCGGCTCGGGCAGATCGAGGAGCTCGCCGAGGGGGACCGCGCGCACGACGCCGCCCGCGGCGACGAGGCGCGCGTGCCGGCCCCCAGGGCGCCGTCCCAGCGGCCGCTCGGCCCGGGACGGCTCCGCAGGCTCGCCTTCCGGCGGCTCTTCGCGCTCGACGTCGGCGCTCCCGCCGGGCCTGGCCTCCACGTCCGCGGCGGGGTCGTCCTCGTCGCGGGTGCCGCGACCGTCGCCGCGCTCGAGCGCGCCTCCGGACGGCTCCTGTGGCGCGCCCCGGGCGCGACCCACGCCGCGGTGCTGCCGGGCGCGCTGCTCCTCGCGCGCGGCGGCGAGCTCGAGGCGTCGGCGCTCCGCACCGGTCGCCGGCTCTGGGCGCGCCCCCTCCCCGGCGCGGCGGCGTTCGGGGCCGTGGCGTTCGCGCGCGGGCCGCTCCTCGTGGTCGGCGGCGGGGCGCTCACCGCGCTCGATCCCGCTTCCGGCCGCACGCTCTGGCGGCTCGTCCCGCCTGGCGCGGGGCGGCTCGTCGCGACGAGCTTCGGCGGCATCGTCGCGGCCGGCGCGGACACCGGCTTCATCTACGGCGTGGACGGGACCGGCCGCGTGGTGTGGCGCGTCCGCGGCCCGGGTCCGGTCCTGCGCCCCCCCGCGGCGGTCGCCGGGCTGGCGCTCGTGCTGTGCTCCGCGGACTCCGGCGCCGGTGCGGTGGCGCTCGCCCTCGACCCGGCGGGCGGCGCGCGCCGCTGGGAGGCACCGCTCGACCTCGTCCCCTCCGGTCCGCCGGTCGCCTGGGGGCGGCGCGTCGCGATCGCCGGCGCGCTCGCGGGCGACGCCGTGATCGCCACGTTCGAGGAGACCGGCGCCCCGTCCTGGACGGTGGTCCCGCCCTTGGCCGGCCCGCCCGCGCTCGCGACCGCCGGCTCGCTGCTGGTCGCGCGCGATCCCAGCGGCGGGCTCGTGGCGCTCGGCCGCGACGGCGTGGCGCGCTGGACCCGTCCGCCGCCGTCCGGCGCGCCCGCGCCCGGCGCGGTGCCGCCCGCCATCGCGCGGGGCACGGTGATCGCCGCGGCGGACGGCGTCACCGCGCTCGACGCGCGCACCGGCGAGATCGTGGGCGCGATCGCCGGCGTGGCGCCGGTGCGCGTCGCGGTGGACGCCTCCCTCGGCCTCGCGCTCATGGACGCGGACGGCCTCGTCACCGGCTACCGCGTCGCCACGCACCTCAGCGTGGTGGCGTGA